From one Rosa rugosa chromosome 4, drRosRugo1.1, whole genome shotgun sequence genomic stretch:
- the LOC133741883 gene encoding uncharacterized protein LOC133741883 encodes MMSENTNQAYPLAPANGYKRSDGESLVSEDELKRQKRMKLFMYIGIFIVFQIIVMTVFGLTVMKVKTPKVRLGQINVKSFNSVPSTPSFDTTFTTQIRVKNTNWGPYKFDASTATFMYQGVAVGQVSIPKSKAGMRSTKKINVAVSLNTDGIPSSSTLGSELNSEILTLTSQAKLTGKVELMLIMKKKKSANMDCTIAFDLSTKMVKSLQCK; translated from the coding sequence ATGATGTCTGAGAATACCAACCAGGCTTATCCTTTGGCCCCTGCAAATGGTTACAAAAGAAGTGATGGAGAATCTTTGGTATCCGAAGATGAGCTGAAACGCcaaaaaagaatgaaattgTTTATGTACATTGGTATCTTCATTGTCTTTCAAATCATCGTGATGACCGTATTTGGTCTTACTGTGATGAAAGTGAAGACCCCTAAGGTAAGATTGGGTCAAATCAATGTCAAAAGCTTCAACTCTGTTCCCTCAACACCTTCATTTGACACAACCTTTACCACCCAGATAAGGGTGAAGAACACAAACTGGGGTCCTTACAAGTTTGATGCAAGCACTGCAACATTCATGTACCAAGGTGTGGCAGTGGGGCAAGTATCTATTCCCAAGAGCAAGGCTGGAATGCGTTCCACCAAGAAGATCAATGTCGCAGTGAGTTTGAATACTGATGGAATTCCAAGTAGTTCAACCCTTGGCAGTGAATTGAACAGCGAGATCCTTACTCTGACCAGCCAAGCTAAATTGACCGGAAAGGTAGAATTGATGCTcatcatgaagaagaagaagtctgcCAATATGGACTGCACCATAGCATTTGATCTTTCCACAAAGATGGTTAAAAGCTTGCAATGCAAGTGA
- the LOC133743865 gene encoding uncharacterized protein LOC133743865, translating to MAEKIKQALASVKGYARKDEESATLQTNEELKRQKRIKLFTYIGIFIFFQIIVMTVFGLTVMKVKTPKVRLGEVSITNLNTATATPSFDTTFNTQIRVKNTNWGPYKFDASTVTFMYQGEPVGTVAVPKSKAGMRSTKKINVEVSLNSNALTSSSTLGNELSSGVVTLTSQAKLTGKVELMLIMKKKKSATMDCTMAIDLSTKTVQSLQCK from the coding sequence ATGGCTGAGAAGATCAAACAGGCTTTGGCATCAGTGAAAGGATACGCCAGAAAAGACGAAGAATCTGCCACTTTGCAAACCAATGAGGAGCTCAAACGCCAGAAGAGAATCAAGTTGTTTACCTATATTGGTATCTTCATATTTTTTCAGATCATAGTGATGACTGTGTTTGGTCTTACTGTGATGAAAGTTAAGACCCCGAAGGTGAGATTGGGCGAAGTTAGCATCACAAACTTGAACACAGCAACTGCAACGCCTTCATTTGACACTACATTCAACACCCAAATCAGGGTAAAGAACACCAACTGGGGTCCTTACAAATTTGATGCAAGCACCGTAACGTTCATGTACCAGGGCGAGCCTGTGGGGACAGTGGCAGTACCTAAGAGCAAAGCTGGAATGCGTTCCACCAAGAAGATCAATGTTGAGGTGAGTTTGAACTCGAATGCATTGACGAGCAGTTCTACTCTTGGTAATGAATTGAGCAGTGGGGTGGTGACGCTGACTAGCCAAGCCAAATTGACCGGAAAGGTGGAATTGATGCTTataatgaagaaaaagaaatctgCCACGATGGACTGCACCATGGCAATTGATCTGTCCACAAAGACCGTCCAAAGTTTACAATGCAAGTGA
- the LOC133743866 gene encoding uncharacterized protein LOC133743866, producing MAEKIKQALASVKGYTRKDEESATLQTNEELKLQKRIKLFTYIGIFIFFQIIVMTVFGLTVMKVKTPKVRLGEVSITNLNTATATPSFDTTFNTQIRVKNTNWGPYKFDASTVTFMYQGEPVGTVAVPKSKAGMRSTKKINVEVSLNSNALTSSSTLGNELSSGVVTLTSQAKLTGKVELMLIMKKKKSATMDCTMAIDLSTKTVQSLQCK from the coding sequence ATGGCTGAGAAGATCAAACAGGCTTTGGCATCAGTGAAAGGCTACACCAGAAAAGACGAAGAATCTGCCACTTTGCAAACCAATGAGGAGCTCAAACTCCAGAAGAGAATCAAGTTGTTTACCTATATCGGTATCTTCATATTTTTTCAGATCATAGTGATGACTGTGTTTGGTCTTACTGTGATGAAAGTTAAGACCCCGAAGGTGAGATTGGGCGAAGTTAGCATCACAAACTTGAACACAGCAACTGCAACGCCTTCATTTGACACTACATTCAACACCCAAATCAGGGTAAAGAACACCAACTGGGGTCCTTACAAATTTGATGCAAGCACCGTAACGTTCATGTACCAGGGCGAGCCTGTGGGGACAGTGGCAGTACCTAAGAGCAAAGCTGGAATGCGTTCCACCAAGAAGATCAATGTTGAGGTGAGTTTGAACTCGAATGCATTGACGAGTAGTTCTACTCTTGGTAATGAATTGAGCAGTGGGGTGGTGACGCTGACTAGCCAAGCCAAATTGACCGGAAAGGTGGAATTGATGCTTataatgaagaaaaagaaatctgCCACGATGGACTGCACCATGGCAATTGATCTGTCCACAAAGACCGTCCAAAGTTTACAATGCAAGTGA
- the LOC133743868 gene encoding uncharacterized protein LOC133743868: protein MAEKTHQAYPLAPANGYTRSDGESLSEDELKRKKRIKCFAYIGIFIVFQIAVMTVFGLTVMKVKTPKVRLGTSTLRDFTSSTTAPSFSTTFNTQIRVKNTNWGPYKFDQGIVTFMYQGTPVGTVVVPKGKAGMRGTKKINVNVSLNTAALPSSSTLGSELSGGVLTLTSEAKLTGKVELMLIMKKKKSASMNCTIQIDVSGQTVKSLECK, encoded by the coding sequence atgGCTGAGAAGACACACCAGGCTTATCCTTTGGCTCCGGCAAATGGTTACACAAGAAGCGATGGGGAGTCTTTGTCCGAGGACGAGCTCAAGCGCAAGAAGAGAATCAAGTGTTTTGCTTATATTGGTATTTTCATTGTGTTCCAGATCGCAGTCATGACTGTCTTTGGTCTCACTGTGATGAAAGTCAAGACCCCCAAGGTTAGACTCGGCACAAGCACCCTGAGAGACTTCACCTCTTCCACTACAGCACCTTCGTTCAGCACAACCTTCAACACCCAAATCAGGGTCAAGAACACCAACTGGGGTCCTTACAAGTTCGACCAAGGTATCGTGACATTCATGTACCAGGGTACACCTGTAGGGACAGTCGTTGTACCCAAGGGCAAGGCTGGGATGCGTGGCACCAAGAAGATCAACGTGAATGTGAGCTTGAACACTGCTGCATTGCCGAGCAGCTCTACTCTTGGCAGCGAATTGAGCGGTGGGGTGTTGACGCTGACCAGCGAAGCAAAATTGACCGGAAAGGTGGAGTTGATGTTGatcatgaagaagaaaaagtcagCTAGTATGAACTGCACCATACAAATTGATGTGTCCGGACAGACCGTCAAAAGCTTAGAATGCAAGTGA
- the LOC133706412 gene encoding uncharacterized protein LOC133706412, producing MMSENTNQAYPLAPAYGYTRSDGESLVSEDELKRQKRMKLFMYIGIFIVFQIIVMTVFGLTVMKVKAPKVRLGQINVKSFNSVPASPSFDTTFTTQIRVKNTNWGPYKFDASTATFMYQGVTVGQVSIPKSKAGMRSTKKINVAVSLNTDGIPSSSTLGSELNSEILTLTSQAKLTGKVELMLIMKKKKSANMDCTIAFDLSTKMVKSLQCK from the coding sequence ATGATGTCTGAGAATACCAACCAGGCTTATCCTTTGGCCCCTGCATATGGTTACACAAGAAGTGATGGAGAATCTTTGGTATCCGAAGATGAGCTGAAACGCcaaaaaagaatgaaattgTTTATGTACATTGGTATCTTCATTGTCTTTCAAATCATAGTGATGACCGTATTTGGTCTTACTGTGATGAAAGTGAAGGCCCCTAAGGTAAGATTGGGCCAAATCAATGTCAAAAGCTTCAACTCTGTTCCCGCATCACCTTCATTTGACACAACCTTTACCACCCAGATAAGGGTGAAGAACACAAACTGGGGTCCTTACAAGTTTGATGCAAGCACTGCAACATTCATGTACCAAGGTGTGACAGTGGGGCAAGTATCTATTCCCAAGAGCAAGGCTGGAATGCGTTCCACCAAGAAGATCAATGTCGCAGTGAGTTTGAATACTGATGGAATTCCAAGTAGTTCTACCCTTGGCAGTGAATTGAACAGCGAGATCCTTACTCTGACCAGCCAAGCTAAATTGACCGGAAAGGTAGAATTGATGCTcatcatgaagaagaagaagtctgcCAATATGGACTGCACCATAGCATTTGATCTTTCCACAAAGATGGTTAAAAGCTTGCAATGCAAGTGA
- the LOC133743864 gene encoding uncharacterized protein LOC133743864, translated as MYTNRSTTCSEQNLLRNFNKMSNMNKLDFVPLDYAGKRYLFWVTDVEIHLIARDLLHTIQELCPIETAPDPQTEKDNSKALAFMKCHMDSDLQFEFINEDSAIKLWHALRERYGNIRDSILPNTEAEWKNLRFSEFDTVMLFYSEALRIKVMMRLCGKMITEDQLIEKTLNTFPACAMRSSDLFRTHVNARWITSFQQLIEATTERHGNELVQRRFDRLQDSYQEHRPMARESRHRRHDPYDRNAQEGNRSRRQSHDRRRRDFEGNRVGNHGANVGHGHHFPTPPVLGTMYIAPMRLNQGRILFMVSISDMERLINGPEFAMHLRR; from the exons atgtacaccaatcgaagtaCAACCTGTTCAGAACAGAATCTGCTCCgaaatttcaacaa gatgtcaaacatgaacaaactcgattttgttccattggattatgcaggcaaaaggtacttattttgggtcactgatgtcgagatccaccttattgcccgtgatttattgcatactatccaagagctttgtcctatagaaacagctccagaccctcaaactgagaaagataattccaaggcacttgccttcatgaaatgtcacatggatagtgacctacagtttgagttcataaatgaggatagcgccataaagctttggcatgcgcttcgcgaacgatatggcaatattcgtgactccatacttccgaatacagaagcagaatggaaaaaTCTTCggttctctgaatttgacacggtcatgctgttttattcggaagccctccgcatcaaagtaatgatgcgtctctgtggaaagatgatcacagaagaccagttgattgagaaaaccctcaataccttccccgcctgtgctatgaggtcctctgacttattccggactcatgtaaatgcaagatggatcacaagttttcaacagcttattgaagctactactgaaagacatggcaatgaacttgtgcaaagaagatttgataggcttcaagatagctatcaagagcatcgtcctatggctagagaaagtcgccatcgacgtcatgatccatacgatcgaaatgctcaagaaggtaatcgctcaaggcgacaatcacacgaccgtaggaggcgtgattttgagggaaatagggttggaaaccatggagccaacgttggccatgggcaccactttccaacgccaccagtcctagggactatgtatattgcgccaatgcgcctcaatcaagggagaatcctctttatggtgtctatttctgatatggaacgtctgatcaatggacctgaatttgcaatgcaCCTACGAAGGTAg